One genomic segment of Sander lucioperca isolate FBNREF2018 chromosome 10, SLUC_FBN_1.2, whole genome shotgun sequence includes these proteins:
- the LOC116049246 gene encoding carboxypeptidase Q — MAQEGGPPFLFSLFTFLFMLSSLCDCHPHSAGFMRSMAAARAVSNHTTRKFSDIATEVAGYADVAKQIIDLAVFGAAQNRSYRRLADFTDAIGNRVSGSHNLEMAIKYMYNAMTQDGLDVHLEPVKIPHWVRGKESAEMIAPRAKSLAILGLGSSVGTPPEGIEAEVLVVQSFEELKRRASEAMGRIVVFNQPFVSYGETVAYRAYGASEAAKEGALATLIRSITPFSINSPHTGWQDYQAGVKRIPSACITVEDAELMWRMAQRGQKIVVRLTMGAKTLPDADSFNTVVEITGWQHPEQVVLLSGHLDSWDVGQGAMDDGGGAMISWEALSLIKDLGLRPRRTLRTVLWTAEEQGGVGAQQYYNLHKVNMSNFDLVMESDLGTFTPVALQFTGSDAARKVMAEVVKLLFPINTTKLEAHGEGTDISPWMQAGVPGASLHVADNRYFWFHHSEGDTMTVQDPQAMNLCSALWAVVAYVVADLQDMLPR, encoded by the exons ATGGCTCAGGAAGGTGGACCGCCCTTCCTCTTCTCCCTCTTCACGTTTCTCTTCATGCTATCATCTCTGTGTGACTGTCACCCTCACTCTGCTGGGTTCATGAGGTCAATGGCTGCAGCCAGGGCTGTATCTAATCACACTACGAGGAAAT TCTCAGACATAGCTACAGAGGTAGCAGGCTATGCTGATGTGGCCAAACAGATTATTGACCTGGCTGTGTTTGGAGCTGCCCAGAACCGCTCTTACAGACGGCTGGCTGACTTCACCGACGCCATAGGGAACCGTGTTAGTGGCTCACACAACCTGGAGATGGCTATCAAATACATGTACAATGCTATGACGCAGGATGGGCTGGATGTACATTTAG AGCCAGTCAAAATCCCACACTGGGTAAGAGGGAAGGAGAGTGCAGAAATGATTGCACCGAGGGCCAAAAGTCTGGCTATACTGGGACTGGGTAGCAGTGTAGGGACACCACCTGAGG GTATTGAGGCAGAGGTGTTGGTGGTTCAGTCTTTTGAGGAACTGAAGCGTAGAGCCAGTGAGGCCATGGGGAGGATTGTGGTCTTTAACCAACCATTTGTCAGCTATGGGGAGACGGTGGCTTACCGTGCTTATGGCGCGTCTGAGGCAGCCAAAGAAGGAGCTCTGGCCACACTCATTCGATCTATTACTCCTTTTTCTATTAACAG tCCCCACACAGGTTGGCAGGACTACCAAGCTGGAGTGAAGCGCATCCCTTCAGCCTGTATTACTGTAGAGGATGCTGAGCTGATGTGGCGTATGGCACAGAGAGGGCAGAAGATCGTGGTCAGACTCACAATGGGAGCCAAGACTCTGCCGGACGCTGACTCCTTCAACACAGTGGTTGAAATAACAGGCTGGCAACACCCTGAGCAG GTTGTCTTACTGAGCGGCCATTTGGACAGTTGGGATGTGGGCCAAGGCGCCATGGATGACGGAGGTGGAGCCATGATTTCCTGGGAGGCCCTGTCACTTATCAAGGACTTAG GTTTGCGTCCGAGGAGAACCCTGCGAACAGTGCTGTGGACAGCTGAGGAGCAGGGTGGAGTCGGCGCGCAGCAGTACTATAATCTACATAAG GTGAACATGTCCAACTTTGACCTGGTCATGGAGTCGGACTTGGGGACATTTACCCCGGTGGCTCTGCAGTTTACTGGCAGTGATGCAGCACGAAAG GTGATGGCAGAAGTGGTCAAACTGTTGTTTCCCATTAATACGACCAAACTGGAGGCACATGGAGAAGGGACAGACATCTCACCGTGGATGCAGGCAGGAGTACCAG GTGCTAGCCTCCATGTAGCAGACAATCGATACTTTTGGTTCCACCACAGTGAAGGTGATACCATGACTGTTCAGGACCCTCAAGCCATGAATCTCTGCTCAGCATTGTGGGCCGTGGTGGCCTATGTCGTAGCAGACCTACAGGACATGCTGCCCAGGTAG
- the LOC116049247 gene encoding uncharacterized protein LOC116049247 isoform X3 has protein sequence MLRKRRCFYNCESKYHLYGLPKEDSVKNQWFKFMFTTVPQTYKGPYLYLCYLHFEEHCFLNWAQVKAGFSQKLMLIEGSVPTLLGHSGDSGSQPAGCASELRLKEEQDGSIPTVRDQSVKSEPDDIVVSYTALLTPPATMEYIKAECASELGLNEGGSIPTVQDPSVKPKPGTADCSCRILPPVRHVASQTDPPKIKSVGTQLSMQTLQNPFRSKAIQVKIPSRDCGVGTDTFPLDSPLLLLQPTLVKRPSKRPRLSLQTRRKALQNPDRLWPFINQRTQHDSVDSVTVVD, from the exons ATGTTGAGAAAAAGACGCTGTTTTTATAATTGCGAAAGCAAATACCATTTGTATGGATTACCGAAGGAAGACTCAGTGAAGAATCAGTGGTTCAAATTCATGTTTACCACTGTTCCTCAGACGTACAAAGGCCCCTACCTTTATTTGTGTTACCTTCATTTTGAAGAGCATTGCTTCCTAAACTGGGCACAGGTCAAGGCTGGATTTTCGCAAAAGTTAATGCTGATAGAAGGGTCAGTTCCCACTTTGTTAGGCCATTCTGGAGATTCAGGATCACAACCTGCGGGATGTGCGTCAGAATTAAGGCTCAAGGAGGAGCAGGACGGATCGATCCCGACTGTGCGAGACCAAAGTGTGAAATCAGAGCCTGATGATATTGTGGTATCTTACACGGCATTGTTGACTCCACCAGCGACTATG GAATACATCAAAGCAGAATGTGCTTCAGAATTAGGGCTCAATGAGGGAGGATCAATCCCGACTGTGCAAGACCCAAGTGTGAAACCCAAACCT GGCACCGCTGACTGTTCCTGTCGAATTTTGCCTCCTGTAAGACACGTAGCCTCCCAGACTGACCCCCCAAAGATAAAATCAGTCGGCACACAGCTATCTATGCAAACTCTGCAGAATCCCTTTCGAAGTAAAG CTATCCAGGTGAAGATTCCCAGCAGAGATTGCGGTGTGGGCACCGACACCTTCCCCTTGGACAGTCCACTACTGCTCCTACAACCAACATTAGTAAAGAGACCATCCAAGAGACCTCGACTCAGCCTACAGACGAGGAGGAAGGCCCTTCAGAACCCAGATCGTCTGTGGCCGTTCATAAACCAGAGGACTCAACATGACTCTGTGGACTCAGTCACTGTCGTGGATTAG
- the LOC116049247 gene encoding uncharacterized protein LOC116049247 isoform X10: protein MLRKRRCFYNCESKYHLYGLPKEDSVKNQWFKFMFTTVPQTYKGPYLYLCYLHFEEHCFLNWAQVKAGFSQKLMLIEGSVPTLLGHSGDSGSQPAGCASELRLKEEQDGSIPTVRDQSVKSEPDDIVVSYTALLTPPATMGTADCSCRILPPVRHVASQTDPPKIKSVGTQLSMQTLQNPFRSKAIQVKIPSRDCGVGTDTFPLDSPLLLLQPTLVKRPSKRPRLSLQTRRKALQNPDRLWPFINQRTQHDSVDSVTVVD from the exons ATGTTGAGAAAAAGACGCTGTTTTTATAATTGCGAAAGCAAATACCATTTGTATGGATTACCGAAGGAAGACTCAGTGAAGAATCAGTGGTTCAAATTCATGTTTACCACTGTTCCTCAGACGTACAAAGGCCCCTACCTTTATTTGTGTTACCTTCATTTTGAAGAGCATTGCTTCCTAAACTGGGCACAGGTCAAGGCTGGATTTTCGCAAAAGTTAATGCTGATAGAAGGGTCAGTTCCCACTTTGTTAGGCCATTCTGGAGATTCAGGATCACAACCTGCGGGATGTGCGTCAGAATTAAGGCTCAAGGAGGAGCAGGACGGATCGATCCCGACTGTGCGAGACCAAAGTGTGAAATCAGAGCCTGATGATATTGTGGTATCTTACACGGCATTGTTGACTCCACCAGCGACTATG GGCACCGCTGACTGTTCCTGTCGAATTTTGCCTCCTGTAAGACACGTAGCCTCCCAGACTGACCCCCCAAAGATAAAATCAGTCGGCACACAGCTATCTATGCAAACTCTGCAGAATCCCTTTCGAAGTAAAG CTATCCAGGTGAAGATTCCCAGCAGAGATTGCGGTGTGGGCACCGACACCTTCCCCTTGGACAGTCCACTACTGCTCCTACAACCAACATTAGTAAAGAGACCATCCAAGAGACCTCGACTCAGCCTACAGACGAGGAGGAAGGCCCTTCAGAACCCAGATCGTCTGTGGCCGTTCATAAACCAGAGGACTCAACATGACTCTGTGGACTCAGTCACTGTCGTGGATTAG
- the LOC116049249 gene encoding syndecan-2-like isoform X1, which produces MRNLRLLFLVGLATGFISEKLFVSSQSLFSATDDMYLEGRTSGDLPIDDEDGDDGGSGSGSGAFAFADKEEILRRFTNFSQTTVSKETVPTQPPPTADSPHNPSTTAATKVKDTETTPFILPNGDSSDEEVAGTTADWFAQSSTSKPPRETTATKFGIDIAVINDTVEDNSLDRWDVSTPKNREDKVRIAVAENDLKATNDQGRIYEMDSPAEVTSENMWERTEVLAAVIACGVVGFLCAVFLLILIAYRMKKKDEGSYNLGDTKDSTTAYHKAPTKEFYA; this is translated from the exons ATGAGGAATCTGCGGTTGTTGTTCCTCGTCGGGCTGGCGACTGGGTTTATCAGTGAAAAA CTCTTTGTCTCCTCCCAGTCACTCTTTTCCGCGACAGATGACATGTACCTAGAGGGCCGAACGTCAGGTGACCTCCCTATAGATGATGAAGATGGTGATGACGGCGGATCAGGCTCTGGATCTGGAGCCTTTG CTTTCGCAGATAAAGAGGAGATACTCAGGAGGTTCACCAACTTCTCTCAGACCACAGTCTCCAAGGAAACGGTTCCAACTCAACCACCGCCAACAGCAGACTCTCCTCACAACCCATCAACCACAGCCGCAACCAAAGTGaaggacacagagacaacacCATTCATATTACCTAATGGGGACAGCAGTGATGAGGAG GTGGCAGGCacaacagctgattggttcgcACAGAGCTCCACCAGCAAGCCTCCCAGGGAAAcgactgcaaccaaattcggcaTAGACATCGCTGTAATCAATGATACCGTCGAGGATAACAGTCTGGATAGGTGGGATGTCTCAACACCTAAAAACCGCGAAGACAAAGTCCGGATCGCAGTTGCCGAAAATGATCTTAAGGCCACCAACGACCAAGGCAGAATATATGAGATGGACTCTCCGGCAGAGGTGACCTCTGAGAACATGTGGGAGAGGACGGAAGTGCTGGCAG CGGTGATAGCTTGCGGAGTGGTTGGATTCCTCTGTGCTGTTTTCCTCCTCATCCTAATCGCCTACCGTATGAAGAAGAAGGACGAAGGTAGCTACAACCTGGGAGACACCAAAGATTCCACAACGGCCTATCACAAAGCGCCTACCAAGGAGTTCTACGCCTGA
- the LOC116049249 gene encoding syndecan-2-like isoform X2 — protein MRNLRLLFLVGLATGFISEKLFVSSQSLFSATDDMYLEGRTSGDLPIDDEDGDDGGSGSGSGAFDKEEILRRFTNFSQTTVSKETVPTQPPPTADSPHNPSTTAATKVKDTETTPFILPNGDSSDEEVAGTTADWFAQSSTSKPPRETTATKFGIDIAVINDTVEDNSLDRWDVSTPKNREDKVRIAVAENDLKATNDQGRIYEMDSPAEVTSENMWERTEVLAAVIACGVVGFLCAVFLLILIAYRMKKKDEGSYNLGDTKDSTTAYHKAPTKEFYA, from the exons ATGAGGAATCTGCGGTTGTTGTTCCTCGTCGGGCTGGCGACTGGGTTTATCAGTGAAAAA CTCTTTGTCTCCTCCCAGTCACTCTTTTCCGCGACAGATGACATGTACCTAGAGGGCCGAACGTCAGGTGACCTCCCTATAGATGATGAAGATGGTGATGACGGCGGATCAGGCTCTGGATCTGGAGCCTTTG ATAAAGAGGAGATACTCAGGAGGTTCACCAACTTCTCTCAGACCACAGTCTCCAAGGAAACGGTTCCAACTCAACCACCGCCAACAGCAGACTCTCCTCACAACCCATCAACCACAGCCGCAACCAAAGTGaaggacacagagacaacacCATTCATATTACCTAATGGGGACAGCAGTGATGAGGAG GTGGCAGGCacaacagctgattggttcgcACAGAGCTCCACCAGCAAGCCTCCCAGGGAAAcgactgcaaccaaattcggcaTAGACATCGCTGTAATCAATGATACCGTCGAGGATAACAGTCTGGATAGGTGGGATGTCTCAACACCTAAAAACCGCGAAGACAAAGTCCGGATCGCAGTTGCCGAAAATGATCTTAAGGCCACCAACGACCAAGGCAGAATATATGAGATGGACTCTCCGGCAGAGGTGACCTCTGAGAACATGTGGGAGAGGACGGAAGTGCTGGCAG CGGTGATAGCTTGCGGAGTGGTTGGATTCCTCTGTGCTGTTTTCCTCCTCATCCTAATCGCCTACCGTATGAAGAAGAAGGACGAAGGTAGCTACAACCTGGGAGACACCAAAGATTCCACAACGGCCTATCACAAAGCGCCTACCAAGGAGTTCTACGCCTGA